One window of Methanomassiliicoccales archaeon genomic DNA carries:
- a CDS encoding TATA-box-binding protein: protein MTYLAKIKIENVVASTTLGEELDLQSIALALDGAEYEPEQFPGLIYRLKDPKTATLLFRSGKVVCTGGRSLSQVEAAISKVVKQLEKAGIKIKATPKVVVQNIVASSDLGQEINLNAIAISLGLERVEYEPEQFPGLVYRIDEPKVVVLLFGSGKLVCTGAKVEEDAEVAVKKITEELKAAGLLK, encoded by the coding sequence GTGACCTATTTGGCCAAGATAAAAATAGAGAACGTCGTGGCTTCCACTACCCTCGGGGAAGAGCTTGACCTTCAATCAATCGCCCTCGCCCTGGACGGCGCGGAGTACGAGCCGGAGCAGTTCCCAGGCTTGATCTATCGGCTGAAGGACCCCAAGACCGCGACGCTGCTCTTCCGCAGCGGGAAGGTCGTGTGCACAGGCGGCAGGTCATTGTCCCAAGTCGAGGCGGCCATAAGCAAGGTCGTGAAGCAACTCGAGAAGGCCGGCATCAAGATCAAGGCAACACCGAAGGTCGTAGTGCAGAACATCGTGGCCTCTTCCGATCTGGGCCAGGAGATCAACCTGAACGCCATCGCCATCTCCCTGGGCCTGGAGAGAGTGGAGTACGAGCCGGAGCAGTTCCCTGGGCTCGTCTACCGCATCGATGAGCCGAAGGTCGTCGTGCTCCTGTTCGGCTCTGGAAAGCTGGTCTGCACCGGTGCCAAGGTGGAGGAGGACGCTGAGGTGGCGGTGAAAAAGATCACTGAGGAACTGAAGGCCGCGGGCTTATTGAAGTGA